The genomic interval TTTTATTTGACAGCGGTATAATAAATCTCAGGATAACCCGGTAAATAAGGAGGGTTGAATGAAAAAAATTATTTTTCTGTCATTCGTAATGGTTTTGTCGATTGTTTCATTTGCCTACCCGCACAGCCCCTATGGTATTACAATAGCGGTAAACGCGCAAACCGTGAATATCAAGGTGTACCACCCTGTATCCGAGCCGGCTTCGCATTATATAAAGAAAGTAGTCGTAAGAGTGAACGGCGCAGAGGTGAAAACGGATGAATTTATATCCCAGACAGGCAATTATCAGAGTCTGGAACTCGAGATACCCGGCCTTAAAAAAGGCGATTCCCTTGTCATAACCGCTTATTGCAGCCGTTATGGCGAGCTTACCAAGGATACGAAAGTAGAATAAAGAATCCTGATTGAGGGAGAAAGGATGATTATGGGCGCCGAAAACAGATTTTTCGCCAGGTTCCTTGTCGCCGGTACGATACTTGTGCAGATAAGGCTGCAGGGGGGGGTTAAGACGATCAAAGGCGAACTGCTGGACTTAAGTTTTAAGGGCGGCGGGTTTTGCAGTAAAGAACAGCTTAAAAAAGAAGACAACATTATATTCCTGCTTTTGAATAATGAACTGGGCGTGCGTCTGCGGGGCGAAGCCAAGATAGTTTCCGT from Candidatus Omnitrophota bacterium carries:
- a CDS encoding PilZ domain-containing protein; protein product: MGAENRFFARFLVAGTILVQIRLQGGVKTIKGELLDLSFKGGGFCSKEQLKKEDNIIFLLLNNELGVRLRGEAKIVSVQKILRKGTELFRYGMEFRKLDSEALQDIVLNLQKDIKRGSGGPGVK